The Mixta hanseatica genome includes a region encoding these proteins:
- the sodA gene encoding superoxide dismutase [Mn] — protein sequence MSYSLPSLPYAYDALEPHFDKQTMEIHHTKHHQTYVNNANAALEGTEFADLPVDELITKLDQVPAEKKTVLRNNAGGHYNHSLFWKGLKTGTTLQGELKAAIEKDFGSVEKFQEEFEKAAATRFGSGWAWLVKKGDKLAVVSTANQDSPLMGEAISGASGYPILGLDVWEHAYYLKYQNKRPDYIKAFWNVVNWDEAAARFANAK from the coding sequence ATGAGTTATTCACTGCCATCCTTGCCTTACGCATACGACGCACTGGAACCGCATTTCGACAAGCAGACGATGGAAATCCATCACACTAAACATCACCAGACCTACGTTAACAACGCTAACGCGGCGCTGGAAGGCACCGAATTTGCTGATCTGCCGGTTGATGAGCTGATCACTAAACTGGATCAGGTTCCGGCAGAGAAAAAAACCGTACTGCGCAATAACGCGGGCGGCCACTACAACCACAGCCTGTTCTGGAAAGGTCTGAAAACTGGCACCACCCTGCAGGGTGAACTGAAAGCCGCGATCGAAAAAGATTTTGGCAGCGTTGAGAAATTCCAGGAAGAGTTTGAAAAAGCAGCAGCAACCCGCTTTGGCTCCGGCTGGGCGTGGCTGGTGAAAAAAGGCGACAAACTGGCGGTGGTTTCTACTGCTAACCAGGACAGCCCGCTGATGGGCGAAGCGATTTCCGGCGCTTCCGGCTACCCGATCCTGGGCCTGGACGTATGGGAACACGCTTACTACCTGAAATATCAGAACAAACGTCCTGACTACATCAAGGCGTTCTGGAACGTGGTTAACTGGGACGAAGCTGCAGCGCGTTTTGCTAACGCAAAATAA
- a CDS encoding VirK/YbjX family protein, with protein sequence MSTITESPAPEVSTGSLFFQLSSGKFKPNKLWQCRRFRLKFLLRSLLYPITTFSYMEKMAELPAMRQALLIQGLLPAKIHRPYLCSRFSVKQRAQALLAHYSTVQQLPHTLYQLFLSPVDHNVAHLQGKNNERFDIVCSSGRYDREGEITLVLLYNAVTLASLSFSFIRQDGQQAILIGGLQGPRKTVNADMIREATKASHGLFPKRVLMETLFYLAARCQVKQIQAVGDDTHVFRSLRYRHSKREVFHASYSEFWLSLSGEALPNGLYQLPLAMPRKPLEEIVSKKRAEYRRRYEFMDMLEQQLAEVVAGNASGRA encoded by the coding sequence ATGTCAACGATTACTGAAAGCCCGGCACCCGAGGTGTCGACGGGCTCGCTATTTTTTCAGTTAAGCAGCGGTAAATTTAAGCCAAATAAACTCTGGCAATGCCGACGTTTTCGGCTGAAGTTCCTGCTGCGCTCGCTGCTTTATCCGATAACCACCTTTTCTTATATGGAGAAGATGGCTGAGCTGCCGGCTATGCGTCAGGCTCTGCTTATTCAGGGGCTGCTGCCAGCGAAGATTCATCGCCCTTATCTCTGTTCCCGCTTTAGCGTTAAACAACGCGCGCAGGCGCTACTGGCGCATTACAGCACTGTGCAACAGCTGCCGCATACGCTCTATCAGCTGTTCCTGTCGCCGGTTGATCACAACGTAGCGCACCTGCAGGGTAAAAATAATGAGCGGTTTGATATTGTTTGCAGTAGCGGACGTTACGATCGTGAAGGCGAAATAACGCTGGTGCTGTTGTATAACGCAGTGACCCTGGCCTCGCTCTCTTTCTCTTTTATTAGGCAGGATGGCCAGCAGGCTATTTTAATTGGCGGTTTACAGGGACCGCGTAAAACGGTAAATGCCGATATGATCCGCGAAGCAACCAAAGCCAGCCACGGCCTGTTCCCTAAGCGTGTATTAATGGAAACGCTGTTTTATCTTGCTGCGCGCTGTCAGGTCAAACAGATCCAGGCGGTAGGCGACGATACGCACGTTTTTCGTAGTCTGCGCTATCGACACAGTAAAAGAGAGGTGTTTCACGCCAGCTACAGCGAATTCTGGCTGTCGTTAAGTGGGGAAGCGTTACCGAATGGCCTGTATCAGCTGCCGCTGGCGATGCCGCGTAAACCGCTGGAAGAGATCGTCAGCAAAAAACGCGCGGAATACCGTCGGCGTTATGAATTTATGGATATGCTGGAACAGCAGCTGGCGGAGGTGGTGGCGGGTAATGCATCAGGCCGGGCTTAA
- the fdoI gene encoding formate dehydrogenase cytochrome b556 subunit, with product MKKRDLIVRYSAPERINHWIVAFCFMFAAVSGLGFFFPSFNWLLNLLGTPQLARILHPFIGVAMFLAFMLMFFRYWKHNLVNRDDLDWAKNIHKVAMNEEVGDTGRYNFGQKCVFWAAIISLLLLLASGIVIWRPYFAAAFPIPLIRLALLVHSLAAVGLIVVIMVHIYAALWVKGTLTAMVEGWVTPLWAKQHHPRWYRAVREQQSQPTKQEKRP from the coding sequence ATGAAAAAACGCGACCTGATCGTGCGTTACAGCGCACCGGAACGCATCAATCACTGGATTGTGGCGTTCTGCTTTATGTTCGCCGCCGTTAGCGGCCTGGGCTTTTTCTTCCCATCGTTTAACTGGCTGTTAAATCTGCTCGGCACACCGCAGCTGGCGCGCATTCTGCATCCCTTTATCGGCGTTGCGATGTTCCTCGCCTTTATGCTGATGTTTTTCCGCTACTGGAAGCACAACCTGGTTAACCGTGACGACCTCGATTGGGCAAAAAATATCCATAAAGTTGCCATGAATGAGGAGGTCGGCGATACCGGCCGTTATAATTTTGGGCAGAAGTGTGTATTCTGGGCTGCTATCATCAGTCTGCTGCTGCTGCTGGCGAGTGGTATTGTCATCTGGCGTCCTTACTTTGCCGCTGCCTTTCCCATTCCGCTGATTCGGCTGGCCTTACTGGTGCATTCGCTGGCGGCGGTGGGCCTGATCGTGGTGATTATGGTGCATATTTATGCCGCGCTGTGGGTCAAAGGCACGCTAACCGCCATGGTGGAAGGTTGGGTAACGCCGCTGTGGGCAAAGCAGCACCATCCGCGCTGGTATCGTGCTGTGCGTGAACAGCAGAGCCAACCGACAAAACAGGAAAAACGTCCCTGA
- the fdnG gene encoding formate dehydrogenase-N subunit alpha, translated as MHINRRSFFKICAGGMAGTTLTLLGFTPSAALANIREYKLLRAKETRNNCTYCSVGCGMLIYSRGDGAKNAVSSIYHIEGDPDHPVSRGSLCPKGAGVLDYIHSEKRLKYPEYRAPGSDKWQRISWEEAFDRIARLMKADRDAHFQQKNAQGTTVNRWTTTGMLCSSAASNETGLLDHKFARALGILPLENQARLCHGPTVAALAPSFGRGAMTNNWNDIKNANVVMIMGGNPAEAHPVGFKWVIEAKTHNKAKVIVVDPRFNRSAAVADIYAPLRAGSDVAFLMGVVNYLLQHDHIQHEYVKAYTNASLIVSEGYRFKEGLFSGYDDATRQYDKTSWHYELDENGEAKRDNTLTHPRCVLNLLKKHASRYTPKMVSRLCGTSQDAFVTICQTLANTSVPNRTATFLYALGWTHHTNGAQIIRTAAIVQLLLGNIGMPGGGINALRGHSNVQGYTDLGLLAQSLPGYLPLPSEKQTTLEQYLQQATPVSPLPGQVNYWQNTDKFFVSLMKSFYGDNATAENQWGYDWLPKWDKSYDCMAQAEMMEQGKINGYIIQGFNPLAAFPNKNKAFRALSHLKYMVVIDPLSTETASFWQHHGEFNDVDPAKIQTEVFRLPSSCFAEENGSVANSSRWLQWHWAAAEPPAEALHDGKILGNIFLRLRELYRKEGGTAPEPLLAMNWNYTDPSNPEPEEVARESNGQALADIYDDRGKLLLKKGQQLNSFAELRNDGTTASACWIYAGSWTPEGNQMARRDNADPSGLGAISGWAWAWPANRRILYNRASADPQGKAWDPERKLIEWNGQRWQGYDVPDYPLTAAPEKQVGPFIMLPDGMGHLFALDKLADGPFPEHYEPMESPTGTNPLHPAQIHSPVVRIFPHDAATLGKADKFPYVATTYSITELFRHWTKHALLNAIAQPEQFVEIGVELAADKGIKAGDEIKISSQRGYIKAKAVVTKRLRRLTINDKQVDTVGIPCHWGFEGATKKGFLANTLTPSVGDANSQTPEYKGFLVNVEKV; from the coding sequence ATGCATATTAACAGACGCAGTTTTTTTAAAATCTGTGCGGGTGGCATGGCAGGGACTACTCTAACATTATTAGGCTTTACGCCCTCTGCTGCCCTTGCAAACATTAGAGAATATAAATTACTTCGGGCAAAGGAAACCCGAAATAACTGTACTTATTGCTCCGTCGGCTGCGGCATGCTGATTTACAGTCGGGGCGACGGCGCCAAAAATGCCGTATCCTCTATTTATCATATAGAAGGCGATCCCGATCATCCGGTCAGCCGCGGCTCGCTTTGCCCGAAAGGGGCCGGCGTTCTGGATTATATCCACAGTGAAAAGCGGCTGAAATATCCGGAATACCGTGCGCCCGGTAGCGATAAATGGCAGCGTATCAGCTGGGAAGAGGCATTCGATCGTATCGCCCGGCTAATGAAAGCCGATCGCGATGCGCATTTCCAGCAAAAGAATGCGCAAGGCACCACGGTAAACCGTTGGACAACCACCGGCATGCTCTGCTCTTCCGCCGCCAGTAACGAAACCGGCCTGCTTGATCATAAATTTGCGCGCGCGTTAGGCATCCTCCCGCTGGAAAACCAGGCGCGGCTTTGTCACGGTCCTACGGTGGCGGCGCTGGCGCCCAGCTTTGGCCGCGGCGCGATGACCAATAACTGGAATGATATCAAAAACGCCAATGTCGTTATGATTATGGGCGGTAATCCGGCGGAAGCGCATCCGGTAGGATTTAAATGGGTTATTGAAGCCAAGACCCATAATAAAGCCAAAGTTATCGTGGTCGATCCGCGCTTTAACCGTTCGGCTGCGGTGGCGGATATTTATGCCCCGCTACGCGCCGGCAGCGACGTCGCCTTTCTGATGGGCGTGGTGAACTATTTGCTGCAGCATGACCATATTCAACACGAATATGTAAAAGCCTATACCAATGCTTCGCTGATCGTCAGCGAGGGCTACCGCTTCAAAGAGGGGCTGTTCAGCGGCTACGATGACGCGACGCGGCAGTATGATAAAACCAGCTGGCATTATGAACTGGACGAAAACGGCGAGGCCAAACGCGACAATACGCTAACCCATCCGCGCTGTGTGCTAAACCTGCTGAAAAAGCATGCCAGCCGCTATACGCCGAAAATGGTCAGCCGCCTGTGCGGCACATCGCAGGATGCGTTCGTGACCATTTGCCAGACGCTGGCCAACACCAGTGTTCCCAACCGCACCGCGACCTTCCTTTACGCACTGGGCTGGACGCATCATACCAACGGCGCGCAAATCATTCGTACCGCAGCGATTGTTCAGCTGCTGTTGGGCAACATCGGCATGCCTGGCGGCGGTATTAACGCGCTGCGTGGCCACTCAAACGTACAGGGCTATACCGATCTCGGCCTGCTGGCGCAAAGCCTGCCGGGCTACCTGCCGCTGCCTTCAGAAAAGCAAACCACGCTGGAGCAATATTTACAGCAGGCGACGCCCGTTTCCCCGCTGCCCGGACAGGTCAACTACTGGCAGAACACCGATAAGTTTTTTGTCAGTCTGATGAAAAGCTTTTACGGCGATAACGCCACGGCGGAGAACCAATGGGGCTACGACTGGCTGCCCAAGTGGGACAAAAGCTATGACTGCATGGCGCAGGCAGAGATGATGGAACAGGGAAAAATTAACGGCTACATCATCCAGGGCTTTAATCCGCTGGCGGCTTTTCCGAATAAAAACAAAGCGTTCCGTGCTCTCTCCCACCTGAAATATATGGTGGTGATCGATCCGCTCAGCACCGAAACGGCCAGTTTTTGGCAGCACCACGGTGAATTTAACGATGTCGATCCGGCCAAAATCCAGACCGAAGTGTTTCGCCTGCCCTCATCCTGCTTTGCGGAGGAGAACGGCTCGGTAGCGAACTCTTCCCGTTGGCTACAGTGGCACTGGGCGGCCGCCGAACCGCCGGCTGAAGCGCTGCACGACGGCAAAATCCTCGGCAATATTTTCCTGCGCCTGCGTGAGCTTTACCGTAAGGAAGGCGGCACCGCGCCGGAACCGTTACTGGCGATGAACTGGAACTATACCGATCCTTCTAATCCAGAGCCGGAAGAGGTGGCGCGCGAAAGCAACGGCCAGGCGCTGGCCGATATCTATGATGACCGCGGCAAGCTGTTGTTGAAAAAGGGGCAGCAGCTTAATTCCTTCGCCGAACTGCGCAATGACGGCACTACCGCCAGCGCCTGCTGGATCTATGCCGGTAGCTGGACGCCGGAAGGCAACCAGATGGCGCGGCGTGATAATGCCGATCCTTCCGGGCTGGGCGCAATATCCGGTTGGGCATGGGCATGGCCCGCTAACCGTCGCATCCTGTATAACCGCGCCTCGGCCGATCCACAAGGTAAAGCCTGGGACCCTGAACGTAAGCTGATTGAGTGGAATGGTCAGCGTTGGCAGGGCTATGACGTGCCCGACTATCCACTAACCGCGGCGCCGGAAAAGCAGGTTGGGCCTTTTATTATGCTGCCGGACGGCATGGGGCATCTGTTTGCACTGGATAAGCTGGCCGATGGTCCTTTCCCTGAGCACTATGAACCAATGGAAAGTCCCACCGGCACCAATCCGCTGCATCCAGCCCAGATCCATAGTCCGGTAGTGCGAATTTTCCCGCATGACGCCGCGACGCTGGGCAAGGCCGATAAATTCCCTTATGTGGCCACCACCTATTCGATTACCGAGTTATTCCGTCACTGGACCAAGCATGCGCTGCTGAACGCTATCGCTCAGCCTGAACAGTTTGTCGAAATTGGCGTTGAGCTGGCGGCTGACAAAGGTATTAAGGCAGGCGATGAGATCAAAATCAGTTCACAGCGTGGCTATATCAAAGCCAAAGCGGTGGTCACAAAACGTCTGCGCCGCCTGACGATTAACGATAAGCAGGTTGATACCGTAGGCATTCCCTGCCACTGGGGCTTTGAGGGCGCCACCAAAAAAGGCTTCCTGGCCAATACGCTAACCCCTTCAGTTGGCGATGCCAATTCACAGACGCCTGAATACAAAGGCTTTCTGGTTAACGTGGAAAAGGTGTAA
- a CDS encoding YibL family ribosome-associated protein has product MKEQEKAEIKRLSDLLDALNRKEPMLLESGDAEKLGALLKEKEALVKEIERLRDVRDQKLSKEAQKLQKLPFSRAITKKEQANMGALKKSVRGLVVVHPMTALGKEMGLKEMTGFAPKAF; this is encoded by the coding sequence ATGAAAGAGCAGGAAAAAGCCGAAATCAAGCGCCTCAGCGATCTGCTGGATGCGCTCAATCGTAAAGAGCCGATGTTACTGGAATCGGGCGATGCGGAGAAACTCGGCGCGCTGCTGAAAGAAAAAGAGGCGCTGGTTAAAGAGATCGAACGTCTGCGTGACGTGCGTGACCAGAAGCTAAGCAAAGAAGCACAGAAGCTGCAAAAATTGCCTTTCAGCCGGGCTATCACCAAAAAAGAGCAGGCGAATATGGGCGCGCTGAAAAAAAGCGTGCGCGGCCTGGTCGTGGTGCACCCCATGACCGCGCTGGGTAAAGAGATGGGCCTGAAAGAGATGACCGGTTTCGCGCCTAAAGCTTTCTGA
- the mtlD gene encoding mannitol-1-phosphate 5-dehydrogenase yields MKALHFGAGNIGRGFIGKLLADAGIELTFADVNQAVLDALNARHQYPVHVVGEQAQVETVTGVSAVNSTSDEVIALITEVDIVTTAVGPQILERIAGSIARGLAKRSDSANSRPLNIIACENMVRGTSQLKQHVLAALPEPLHAWVEEHVGFVDSAVDRIVPPSEAGSSDPLEVTVETFSEWIVDKTQFKGELPTIPGMELTDNLMAFVERKLFTLNTGHAITAYLGQLAGHQTIRDAILDPAVRAVVKGAMQESGAVLIKRYSFDPDKHAAYIEKILGRFENPYLKDDVERVGRQPLRKLSAGDRLIKPTLGTLEYQLPHDNLVKGIAAAMHYRSAQDPQAQELEVLLNSVGPQAALAQVSGLDAHSEVVAAVVKAYAAMP; encoded by the coding sequence ATGAAAGCATTACATTTCGGTGCCGGTAATATTGGTCGTGGTTTTATCGGCAAATTGCTGGCGGACGCCGGTATTGAACTGACCTTCGCCGATGTAAATCAGGCGGTACTGGACGCGCTGAATGCACGTCATCAGTATCCGGTGCATGTCGTCGGCGAACAGGCGCAGGTGGAAACAGTCACCGGCGTTAGCGCGGTGAACAGCACCAGCGATGAGGTGATCGCTCTGATTACTGAGGTTGATATCGTTACCACGGCGGTTGGTCCGCAGATTCTGGAGCGCATCGCTGGCAGCATCGCGCGCGGCCTGGCCAAACGCAGTGATAGCGCTAATTCCCGCCCGTTAAATATTATCGCCTGCGAAAACATGGTGCGCGGCACCAGCCAGCTGAAACAGCATGTGCTGGCCGCCCTGCCGGAACCTCTCCACGCCTGGGTGGAAGAGCACGTCGGCTTTGTCGATTCCGCCGTGGACCGTATCGTGCCGCCGAGCGAAGCGGGCAGCAGCGATCCGCTGGAGGTAACCGTTGAGACCTTTAGCGAATGGATTGTGGATAAAACCCAGTTCAAAGGCGAGCTACCGACGATCCCGGGCATGGAGCTTACCGATAACCTGATGGCGTTCGTGGAGCGTAAACTCTTTACCCTGAACACCGGCCACGCCATCACCGCCTATCTGGGCCAGCTGGCCGGCCATCAAACCATTCGCGACGCCATCCTCGATCCGGCGGTACGCGCAGTGGTAAAAGGCGCCATGCAGGAGAGCGGTGCGGTGCTGATCAAGCGTTACAGCTTTGACCCGGACAAACATGCTGCCTATATCGAAAAGATTCTGGGCCGTTTTGAAAACCCTTACCTGAAAGATGACGTCGAGCGCGTCGGTCGTCAGCCGCTGCGCAAGCTCAGCGCCGGAGACCGTCTGATCAAGCCGACGCTGGGCACGCTGGAGTATCAGCTGCCGCACGATAACCTGGTGAAAGGCATCGCTGCCGCCATGCATTATCGCAGCGCGCAGGATCCGCAGGCGCAGGAGCTGGAAGTGCTGTTGAACTCAGTGGGGCCGCAGGCCGCGCTGGCACAGGTTTCTGGTCTTGATGCCCATAGCGAAGTCGTTGCCGCTGTGGTTAAGGCCTATGCTGCAATGCCATAA
- the mtlR gene encoding mannitol operon repressor MtlR has translation MINVQATMEEKQAFENRVLERLNAGRSVRSFLIAAVELLTEAVNLLVLQVFRKDDYAVKYAVEPLLLGNGPLGEMSVRLKLIYGLGVISRHEYEDCELLMALREELNHDHSEYRFSDDEILGPFSELHCVSAWPPRPDFSDDDEQLRAMQQQRYQQVLRSTMVLSLTELISRIGMKQAFKK, from the coding sequence ATGATAAATGTACAGGCAACAATGGAAGAGAAGCAGGCTTTTGAAAATCGGGTGCTGGAGCGCCTGAACGCCGGACGCTCGGTAAGAAGCTTCCTGATTGCCGCCGTCGAGCTGTTGACCGAAGCGGTTAACCTGCTGGTGCTTCAGGTGTTTCGCAAGGATGATTATGCGGTGAAGTATGCCGTTGAGCCGCTGCTATTGGGCAACGGCCCGCTGGGTGAAATGTCAGTAAGGCTAAAGCTGATTTACGGCCTTGGCGTGATTAGCCGCCACGAATATGAAGACTGCGAGCTGTTGATGGCGCTGCGTGAAGAGCTGAACCATGACCACAGCGAATACCGTTTTAGCGACGACGAGATTCTGGGGCCGTTCAGCGAGCTGCACTGCGTCAGCGCCTGGCCGCCCCGCCCCGATTTCTCTGATGATGATGAACAGCTACGCGCCATGCAGCAGCAGCGTTATCAGCAGGTGCTGCGCTCAACGATGGTGCTCTCGCTGACCGAGCTGATTTCCCGCATTGGTATGAAGCAGGCCTTTAAAAAGTAG
- the fdhD gene encoding formate dehydrogenase accessory sulfurtransferase FdhD has product MAPRAGISEVQVWQRDALTASRSDWLADEVPVALVYNGISHVVMMSTPKDLEAFALGFSLSEGIIAAPEDIYGMDVVPGCNGIEVQIELSSRRFMALKAQRRAMAGRTGCGVCGVEQLNEIGKPIQPLPFTQTFDLRLLDNALRQLKDYQPVGQLTGCTHAAAWIVEAGELVGGCEDVGRHVALDKLLGYRSRRGWKSGAALVSSRASYEMVQKSAMCGVEILFAVSAATKLAVEVAERSNLTLVGFSKPGRATVYTHPQRLTWSQD; this is encoded by the coding sequence ATAGCGCCTCGCGCCGGCATAAGCGAAGTACAGGTATGGCAGCGCGATGCGCTGACGGCGTCACGCAGCGACTGGCTGGCCGATGAGGTGCCGGTGGCGCTGGTATATAACGGTATTTCTCATGTGGTGATGATGAGTACGCCAAAAGACCTTGAGGCGTTTGCGCTCGGCTTTTCATTATCCGAAGGGATTATCGCCGCGCCGGAAGATATTTACGGCATGGACGTGGTGCCCGGCTGTAACGGGATCGAGGTGCAGATAGAGCTTTCCAGTCGCCGTTTTATGGCGTTGAAGGCACAGCGTCGGGCGATGGCCGGACGCACCGGCTGTGGCGTATGTGGCGTAGAGCAGCTTAATGAGATCGGTAAACCGATCCAGCCGCTGCCGTTTACACAGACATTTGATTTGCGCCTGTTGGATAATGCCCTGCGCCAGCTGAAAGATTATCAACCGGTCGGACAGCTGACCGGCTGTACCCATGCGGCGGCGTGGATAGTGGAGGCGGGCGAGCTGGTGGGCGGCTGTGAGGATGTGGGCCGTCACGTCGCACTGGATAAGCTGCTGGGCTATCGCAGCCGTCGGGGCTGGAAAAGCGGCGCAGCGCTGGTTTCCAGCCGCGCCAGTTATGAAATGGTGCAGAAGTCAGCCATGTGCGGCGTGGAAATTCTATTTGCCGTTTCCGCCGCCACCAAACTGGCGGTGGAAGTGGCGGAACGCAGTAATCTGACGCTGGTTGGTTTCAGTAAGCCAGGCCGTGCCACGGTCTATACGCATCCTCAACGGCTGACCTGGTCGCAGGATTAA
- the fdhE gene encoding formate dehydrogenase accessory protein FdhE: MTIRIIPQEQLEKSDKTTADMIPPLLFPRLKNLYSRRSARLRQLAEKNPLGDYLRFAAFIAEAQEIVLYDHPLHMDLHARLVETAASGKPPLDIHTLSRDPHWQRLLHSLIAELKPEMTGQALAVLENLEKTSAPELDALASALLEHDFAQVSSDKAPFIWAALSVYWAQMAALIPGKARAEYGEQRQFCPVCNSVPVSSVVHMGTQGGGLRYLHCNLCESEWYVLRAKCTNCEQTRDLHYWSLENEQAAIKAESCGDCGTYLKMLWQEKDPAVEPVADDLASLILDARMEQEGFARSSLNPFLFPGTD, from the coding sequence ATGACTATTCGCATCATCCCGCAAGAACAGCTGGAGAAGAGCGACAAAACCACGGCGGATATGATTCCGCCGTTACTTTTCCCCAGGCTGAAAAATTTATACAGCCGCCGGAGCGCGCGTCTGCGCCAGCTGGCGGAAAAAAATCCGCTGGGCGACTATCTGCGCTTTGCCGCTTTTATTGCCGAAGCGCAGGAAATCGTGCTTTACGATCATCCGCTGCATATGGACCTTCATGCCCGCCTGGTAGAGACCGCCGCCAGCGGGAAGCCGCCGCTGGATATTCACACCTTATCGCGCGATCCTCACTGGCAGCGTCTGCTGCATTCGCTGATTGCCGAACTGAAGCCGGAGATGACCGGTCAGGCGCTGGCGGTGCTGGAGAACCTGGAAAAAACCTCGGCGCCGGAACTGGATGCTTTGGCCTCTGCCCTGCTGGAGCATGATTTCGCTCAGGTAAGCAGCGACAAAGCGCCCTTTATCTGGGCGGCGCTGTCGGTTTACTGGGCGCAAATGGCGGCGTTGATCCCCGGCAAGGCGCGCGCTGAGTATGGCGAACAGCGACAGTTTTGCCCGGTTTGCAACAGCGTGCCGGTATCCAGCGTGGTGCATATGGGCACCCAGGGCGGCGGCCTGCGTTATCTGCACTGCAACCTGTGCGAAAGCGAATGGTATGTACTGCGCGCCAAATGCACTAACTGCGAACAGACGCGCGATTTGCACTATTGGTCGCTGGAGAACGAGCAGGCGGCGATCAAAGCGGAAAGTTGCGGCGACTGCGGCACCTACCTGAAAATGCTGTGGCAGGAGAAGGATCCGGCGGTTGAGCCGGTGGCGGACGATCTCGCCTCGCTGATTCTGGATGCGCGCATGGAGCAGGAAGGCTTTGCCCGCAGCAGCCTTAACCCGTTTTTGTTTCCCGGTACCGATTAA
- the fdxH gene encoding formate dehydrogenase subunit beta, with translation MAYQSQDIIRRSATNGLTPPPQVRDHQQEVAKLIDVTTCIGCKGCQVACSEWNDIREEPGTNIGVYDNPIDMTAKAWTVMRFSEVEENGKLEWLIRKDGCMHCADPGCLKACPAEGAIIQYANGIVDFQSEHCIGCGYCIAGCPFNVPRLNKEDNRVYKCTLCVDRVTAGQEPACVKTCPTGAIHFGSKAEMQQLAAERVDELKTRGYQNAGLYDPPGVGGTHVMYVLHHADKPQLYHGLPENPCISPTVSFWKGIWKPLAAIGFAATFAGSLFHYVGVGPNRVKEDEDDAQQEKEDRK, from the coding sequence ATGGCTTATCAATCGCAAGACATTATTCGCCGCTCCGCGACCAATGGTTTAACGCCGCCGCCGCAGGTGCGTGACCATCAACAGGAAGTGGCGAAGCTGATCGACGTAACGACTTGCATCGGCTGTAAAGGCTGCCAGGTCGCCTGTTCCGAGTGGAATGATATTCGGGAAGAACCCGGCACGAATATCGGGGTGTACGATAACCCGATCGATATGACCGCCAAAGCCTGGACGGTGATGCGCTTCTCGGAAGTGGAAGAGAACGGCAAGCTGGAGTGGCTGATCCGCAAAGATGGCTGTATGCACTGCGCCGATCCGGGCTGTCTGAAAGCCTGTCCGGCTGAAGGCGCCATCATTCAGTACGCTAACGGCATCGTCGATTTTCAGTCTGAGCACTGCATTGGCTGCGGCTACTGTATTGCGGGCTGTCCTTTCAATGTGCCGCGTCTGAACAAGGAAGATAACCGTGTTTACAAATGCACCCTGTGCGTCGATCGCGTGACCGCCGGCCAGGAACCTGCCTGCGTGAAAACCTGCCCTACCGGCGCTATCCACTTCGGCAGCAAAGCGGAGATGCAGCAGCTGGCGGCAGAGCGCGTCGATGAGCTGAAAACGCGCGGCTATCAAAATGCCGGTCTTTACGATCCGCCAGGCGTTGGCGGGACGCACGTGATGTACGTATTGCATCATGCCGACAAACCACAGCTTTATCACGGCCTGCCGGAAAATCCCTGTATCAGCCCGACGGTCAGTTTCTGGAAAGGGATTTGGAAACCGCTGGCGGCTATTGGCTTCGCGGCGACGTTTGCCGGTTCGCTCTTCCATTACGTGGGGGTCGGCCCGAACCGTGTCAAAGAAGATGAGGATGACGCTCAGCAAGAAAAAGAGGATCGGAAATGA